The following proteins are co-located in the Onychomys torridus chromosome 6, mOncTor1.1, whole genome shotgun sequence genome:
- the LOC118586324 gene encoding small proline-rich protein 3-like, with amino-acid sequence MSSYQQKQPFVASPQPQQHQVKQACQPQGQVVPITSMEPCRTDVPQPENTKILEPCKTKGPGPGSTNVREPDYTTMPGPGSTNVREPDYTTIPGPGSTNIPEPDYTTIPGPGSTNIPEPDYTTIPGPGSTNIREPDYTTIPGPGSTNIREPDYTTIPGPDTTNIPEPLSERRTTNVPEPGSVNASEPNSTKVPDQGYTKVPGQGYSKVPEPCQSKVTEVYPTNVSPELAKQKTKKK; translated from the exons ATGAGTTCCTACCAGCAGAAGCAGCCTTTTGTCGCATCTCCTCAGCCTCAACAGCATCAAGTGAAGCAAGCTTGTCAACCACAAGGACAAGTTGTTCCCATAACCTCCATGGAGCCATGCCGCACAGATGTTCCACAACCAGAAAACACCAAGATTCTGGAGCCATGCAAAACCAAAGGGCCTGGACCAG GTTCTACCAACGTCCGTGAGCCAGATTATACCACAATGCCTGGGCCAGGCTCTACCAACGTCCGTGAGCCAGATTATACCACAATTCCTGGGCCAGGTTCTACCAACATCCCTGAGCCGGATTATACCACAATTCCTGGGCCAGGATCTACCAACATCCCTGAGCCGGATTATACCACAATTCCTGGGCCAGGCTCTACCAACATCCGTGAGCCAGATTATACCACAATTCCTGGGCCAGGATCTACCAACATCCGTGAGCCAGATTATACCACAATTCCTGGGCCAGACACTACCAACATCCC ggagcctctctctg AAAGAAGAACTACCAATGTCCCTGAACCTGGCTCTGTGAATGCCTCAGAGCCCAACTCTACCAAGGTCCCTGATCAGGGCTATACCAAGGTACCTGGTCAGGGATATTCGAAGGTACCAGAGCCCTGCCAGTCCAAGGTTACTGAGGTGTACCCCACCAATGTCTCTCCAGAATTGGCTAAGCAGAAGACTAAGAAGAAGTAA
- the Sprr1b gene encoding cornifin-B isoform X2 — MSSHQQKQPCTGPPQLHEQQVKQPPQEPCAPEPCHPKAPEPCHPKAPEPCHPKAPEPCHPKAPEPCHPKAPEPCPSTVTPELAQQKTKQK; from the exons ATGAGTTCCCACCAGCAGAAGCAGCCCTGCACAGGACCTCCTCAGCTGCATGAGCAGCAAGTGAAACAACCACCTCAGGAGCCATGT GCTCCTGAGCCCTGCCACCCCAAAGCTCCTGAGCCCTGCCACCCCAAAGCTCCTGAGCCCTGCCACCCCAAGGCTCCTGAGCCCTGCCACCCCAAGGCTCCTGAGCCCTGCCACCCCAAGGCTCCTGAGCCCTGCCCTTCAACTGTCACTCCAGAACTAGCCCAACAGAAGACAAAGCAAAAGTAA
- the Sprr1b gene encoding cornifin-B isoform X1, protein MSSHQQKQPCTGPPQLHEQQVKQPPQEPCVSQIKEPCDIKVPEPSHPKAPEPCHPKAPEPCHPKAPEPCHPKAPEPCHPKAPEPCHPKAPEPCPSTVTPELAQQKTKQK, encoded by the coding sequence ATGAGTTCCCACCAGCAGAAGCAGCCCTGCACAGGACCTCCTCAGCTGCATGAGCAGCAAGTGAAACAACCACCTCAGGAGCCATGTGTCTCCCAAATCAAGGAGCCATGTGACATCAAAGTTCCTGAGCCCAGTCATCCCAAGGCTCCTGAGCCCTGCCACCCCAAAGCTCCTGAGCCCTGCCACCCCAAAGCTCCTGAGCCCTGCCACCCCAAGGCTCCTGAGCCCTGCCACCCCAAGGCTCCTGAGCCCTGCCACCCCAAGGCTCCTGAGCCCTGCCCTTCAACTGTCACTCCAGAACTAGCCCAACAGAAGACAAAGCAAAAGTAA